In the Podospora pseudocomata strain CBS 415.72m chromosome 5, whole genome shotgun sequence genome, one interval contains:
- a CDS encoding hypothetical protein (EggNog:ENOG503NZWC; COG:Q) has protein sequence MAANEVYQYSLISALMDGVASNGIPISDVLRHGDHGLGTFKNMVGEMIVLDGEVYQMKADGSVVHVDPETTITPFATVTRFDPTTTVKATLKDGKKDLQALLDELHPEATNHFLAIRLDGTFERIEFRTAGGQCRPREGMVDVCSRQTTHTFEGERGTVIGFRCPGYVMGINVAGDHLHFISEDRERGGHILGFETEGEIEVGVAVMSNFRLELPKGDREFDEAKLVKDEEGIKAVEG, from the coding sequence ATGGCAGCCAACGAAGTCTACCAATACTCCCTGATATCCGCCCTCATGGACGGCGTAGCCTCCAACGGCATCCCCATATCCGACGTTTTGCGCCATGGCGACCACGGTCTTGGCACCTTTAAGAACATGGTTGGCGAGATGATTGTCCTCGACGGGGAGGTGTACCAGATGAAGGCCGACGGTTCGGTGGTACATGTCGACCCGGAAACAACCATCACACCCTTTGCAACGGTCACCAGATTcgaccccaccaccactgtcaAGGCTACGTTGAAAGATGGCAAGAAAGATCTTCAGGCGTTACTAGATGAGCTCCATCCAGAGGCAACGAACCATTTCCTCGCGATTAGGCTGGATGGGACGTTTGAGAGGATAGAGTTCAGGACTGCGGGCGGGCAGTGCAGGCCGAgagaggggatggtggatgtTTGCTCGAGGCAGACGACCCATAcgtttgagggggagagggggacggTGATTGGGTTTAGGTGCCCAGGGTATGTCATGGGGATTAATGTTGCGGGGGATCATTTGCATTTTATCAGTGAGGAtcgggagaggggagggcaTATATTGGGGTTTGAGACCGAGGGGGAGATCGAGGTTGGCGTGGCGGTCATGTCGAACTTCCGCTTGGAACTTCCAAAGGGGGATAGAGAGTTTGATGAGGCGAAGTTGGtgaaggacgaggaggggatTAAGGCTGTCGAAGGGTGA
- a CDS encoding hypothetical protein (EggNog:ENOG503NZRF) yields MRIGSLRHAAVWVACLSHHVAAVNHRDPAEGAARMNAYEIFNAIHSAMRQWGSSLNHNGLSTFVATIPAGVTLYHGTWRSTPPPGPEWLAFEIEHAELFAHPRWKFPPRELNTAGSSMPLQRQRGIFFQGENDYEVREDGADEKGYLQIYQTTQPVRLLYLDGTSAANTEMGTLDLQDFVIRGDRNAEAWDEFGRAKSLCDIVTSWGLQGVIRMEAGFEIIKCNFSDSMELVSAIQRPADPSNSDGLGWEGYAEVHPFEWISAVAQRYHGIGGSRVELDFSSMVSAMFYPVNLTNDKSSKPNLPRLWYATEDELLSIRSRVEEVVHERLDGKHTSINWQEVTDLIITRYADRLWFMAERAQSILEFQGELNHLTNTHVDYGEEDIYHAACSRCERHYIRSATPKTPEDHLILAAIEEVTHAICETLFVVRLSIKNRIRIDKLKYNDKVPASRMDELLQSSKKAIRELMDQLKWTKWKECTTCDFHEVCFAPLWPVGDKDSYEQPNCRNHSSIQNSWWDNRYWDMPKMPHVPKPPTREDL; encoded by the coding sequence ATGCGGATTGGCAGCCTGAGACATGCAGCCGTTTGGGTGGCTTGCCTGTCCCACCATGTGGCGGCTGTCAATCATCGGGACCCCGCCGAGGGGGCAGCCAGGATGAATGCTTACGAAATCTTCAACGCCATCCATTCCGCCATGCGACAATGGGGCTCATCTTTGAACCATAATGGCCTGTCAACTTTCGTCGCCACTATTCCTGCTGGAGTGACCTTGTACCACGGCACCTGGAGGTCAACTCCGCCACCTGGTCCAGAATGGCTCGCCTTCGAGATTGAGCACGCAGAGCTATTTGCTCACCCGCGATGGAAGTTTCCGCCGCGGGAGTTGAACACTGCGGGCTCTTCCATGCCGCTCCAGCGCCAACGAGGGATTTTCTTCCAGGGAGAAAATGATTATGAAGTTCGAGAAGATGGTGCAGATGAAAAAGGGTACCTCCAGATCTACCAAACGACACAGCCTGTTCGGCTGCTCTACCTAGACGGTACGAGTGCCGCCAACACGGAGATGGGCACCCTGGACTTGCAAGACTTTGTTATCCGAGGGGACCGCAATGCTGAAGCTTGGGATGAGTTCGGTCGTGCCAAAAGTCTCTGTGATATTGTCACGAGCTGGGGTCTTCAGGGTGTGATTCGGATGGAAGCCGGTTTTGAGATCATCAAATGCAACTTTTCTGACAGCATGGAGCTGGTTTCCGCTATCCAGCGTCCAGCTGATCCGTCCAACTCTGATGGGCTAGGCTGGGAAGGGTATGCTGAAGTTCACCCTTTTGAATGGATCAGCGCTGTTGCTCAGCGGTACCATGGTATTGGTGGCTCCAGGGTAGAGCTTGATTTCTCTTCCATGGTCTCGGCGATGTTTTACCctgtcaacctcaccaaTGACAAATCGTCAAAGCCAAATCTTCCACGATTGTGGTATGCAACAGAGGACGAGTTGCTGAGCATCAGGTCCCgcgtggaggaggtggtacATGAGCGCCTGGACGGCAAACACACTTCCATTAACTGGCAGGAGGTTACCGATCTGATCATCACACGCTATGCAGATAGGCTTTGGTTCATGGCAGAAAGAGCTCAGTCGATATTGGAGTTCCAAGGCGAGCTCAACCATCTGACAAATACCCATGTCGACTacggcgaggaagacatATATCATGCCGCCTGTTCACGCTGCGAACGCCACTATATCCGCTCAGCCACGCCCAAGACTCCAGAAGACCATCTTATTCTCGCCGCCATAGAGGAAGTGACGCATGCTATCTGCGAGACACTATTCGTAGTGCGCCTTTCCATCAAGAATCGGATCAGGATTGACAAGCTCAAATACAACGACAAAGTACCTGCGAGCCGTATGGATGAACTTCTTCAATCTTCAAAGAAGGCTATCAGGGAGTTGATGGACCAGCTGAAGTGGACAAAATGGAAGGAGTGCACCACCTGTGACTTTCACGAGGTGTGCTTTGCGCCGCTGTGGCCTGTCGGTGACAAGGACTCGTACGAGCAGCCCAACTGCAGGAATCATTCTTCGATTCAGAATAGCTGGTGGGATAACCGGTACTGGGATATGCCGAAGATGCCGCATGTGCCGAAGCCGCCTACGCGTGAGGACCTTTAA
- a CDS encoding hypothetical protein (EggNog:ENOG503P03N; COG:E): MVARLASDLPKVKEFPASANPDDIVQALIRTGGVVIRNVILQETLDVIEKDVRPFIEADKPWKGDFFPPETRRVYGLAGKSPTFFKSVVANPLYQAVCSKMLTAEYKSWLGQKLETSISRPQLNNTIVFSINPGARAQELHRDDMIHHNVLTAITADQYKIGRDSGIGWFVAGKKTTKANGATRFIPGSHLWDQMEPPREELAFFTEMNPGDGFVMLSSCFQGGSASTTRDEERLIYSCFTTKGYLRQEENQYLASSLEKICEYYDADLQKLIGYQVSSPFLG, encoded by the exons ATGGTCGCTCGCCTTGCCTCCGACCTTCCCAAGGTGAAAGAGTTCCCAGCCAGCGCCAACCCAGATGACATTGTCCAAGCGCTCATCCGCaccggtggtgttgtcatcCGAAACGTCATCCTACAAGAAACACTAGATGTCATCGAGAAAGACGTCCGCCCCTTCATCGAAGCCGACAAGCCCTGGAAAGGCGACTTCTTCCCTCCCGAAACCCGCCGGGTCTACGGCCTTGCCGGCAAATCACCCACCTTCTTCAAGAGCGTCGTCGCCAACCCGTTATACCAAGCCGTCTGCAGCAAGATGCTCACAGCAGAGTATAAATCCTGGCTGGGGCAAAAACTCGAGACATCCATCTCCCGCCCTCAGCTCAACAACACAATTGTCTTTTCTATCAACCCCGGCGCCAGAGCCCAGGAGCTGCACCGCGATGATATGATTCACCATAATGTCCTCACGGCCATCACAGCTGACCAATACAAAATCGGGCGTGACAGTGGGATCGGATGGTTCGTCGCCGGGAAGAAGACCACAAAGGCCAATGGCGCGACGAGGTTCATTCCGGGGAGCCATCTCTGGGATCAGATGGAGCCTCCTAGGGAAGAGCTAGCTTTTTTTACGGAGATGAACCCCGGGGATGGGTTCGTGATGCTTAGTAGCTGCTTTCAGGGAGGTAGTGCTAGCACGAcaagggatgaggagaggttgatttACAGTTGTTTTACGACGAAGGGGTATCTACGACAG GAAGAGAACCAATACTTGGCGTCCTCGCTTGAGAAGATCTGCGAGTATTACGACGCTGATTTGCAGAAGCTGATCGGGTATCAGGTTAGTAGCCCGTTTTTGGGCTGA
- a CDS encoding hypothetical protein (EggNog:ENOG503Q45R; COG:Q), whose amino-acid sequence MAVSQTLTQVVDLVSEHKVEITVAFVAVYFLSQIRTYFKLAHVPGPWFAGWSDIPHNWSIWNERAYQYYYDISERYGKIARIGPNSVLSSSPEVWIHVNTKPGYRRSDWYFKAVRVEYQRDNIFSQADTEKHDATRKKIAPGYSGRENLELEGSVDSRVVAFLDLIRRNYLSVDGGPVKKMDLAKKIQFFTMDVISLVAFGTTFGMLDRDSDINNFVKSSEDGLLIGNMFMSLNLAWLVQAPVIGKFLGPSPKDKTGFGAMMRETFRYIDERVENAATDTRRDMLASFYRHGVRGDELRSEVLEQMVAGSDTTAGALRGIMLHVLGTPRVQKKLQEEIDAVHAKRTWGDGIVPHAVAKQMPYMQAVIREGLRIWPPVLNLLPKDVPAGGDTIVVDGKKVFLPGGTCIGVSTLAIHHDKELYGEDADVFRPERWLLETDQQKLDMMTRINDLTFGHGKWQCLGKPVAQMEINKMMFEWFRNFDWAVAKPSKPWRLTNAFGLFLINDFYVRVMKRET is encoded by the exons ATGGCTGTCAGCCAGACCTTGACTCAGGTCGTTGACCTTGTGTCTGAGCACAAGGTTGAGATCACTGTGGCTTTCGTTGCGGTTTATTTCTTGAGTCAAATCAGGACGTACTTCAAGTTGGCGCATGTGCCGGGGCCGTGGTTTGCGGGCTGGAGCGATATACCGCATAACTGGTCGATTTGGAATGAGAGGGCTTATCAGTATTATTATGATATTTCGGAACGATATG GCAAGATTGCACGCATCGGACCAAATTCTGTTCTTTCCTCGTCACCCGAGGTCTGGATCCATGTCAACACCAAACCTGGATATCGGAGGAGTGACTGGTACTTCAAGGCGGTGAGGGTCGAGTACCAGAGGGATAACATTTTCAGTCAGGCGGACACGGAGAAGCATGATGCTACCAGGAAGAAGATTGCACCTGGG TACTCCGGCCGGGAAAACCTCGAGTTGGAAGGGTCGGTCGACAGCCGTGTTGTTGCCTTCCTCGATCTCATCCGCAGAAACTACCTCTCTGTTGATGGCGGCCctgtgaagaagatggacTTGGCAAAGAAGATTCAGTTCTTCACCATGGACGTCATTTCGCTCGTGGCGTTTGGGACCACATTTGGGATGCTGGATCGGGATAGCGATATCAATAACTTTGTCAAGAGCTCAGAGGATGGGTTGCTGATCGGGAACATGTTTATGTCGCTGAATCTGGCTTGGTTGGTGCAGGCGCCGGTGATTGGGAAGTTTTTGGGACCCAGCCCGAAGGATAAGACCGGTTTTGGCGCCATGATGAGGGAGACGTTCAGGTATATCGACGAGAGAGTGGAGAACGCGGCAACAGATACCAGGAGGGATATGTTGGCGAGCTTTTATCGGcatggggtgaggggggatgagTTGAGGAGTGAGGTTTTGGAGCAGA TGGTTGCTGGGTCTGATACCACCGCCGGTGCGTTGAGAGGCATCATGCTCCATGTTTTGGGTACGCCGAGGGTGCAAAAGAAACTGCAAGAGGAGATTGATGCCGTTCATGCCAAGAGAACTTGGGGTGATGGGATTGTTCCTCATGCTGTTGCGAAGCAGATGCCGTACATGCAGGCCGTCATCCGGGAAGGACTCAGAATCTGGCCACCTGTGTTGAACCTGCTGCCAAAGGATGTGCCTGCCGGCGGTGATACCATCGTGGTCGACGGGAAGAAGGTTTTCTTGCCCGGTGGGACTTGCATTGGTGTCTCGACACTGGCCATACATCACGACAAGGAGCTCTACGGCGAAGATGCAGATGTTTTCCGGCCTGAAAGGTGGCTGCTGGAGACTGATCAACAGAAGCTGGACATGATGACCAGGATCAACGACTTGACTTTCGGGCATGGAAAGTGGCAGTGCTTGGGCAAGCCCGTGGCTCAGATGGAGATCAACAAGATGATGTTTGAG TGGTTCCGCAACTTCGACTGGGCCGTCGCTAAGCCCTCAAAACCGTGGAGGTTGACGAATGCCTTTGGCCTGTTCTTGATCAATGACTTCTATGTAAGAGTTATGAAGCGGGAGACTTGA